A single window of Sphingobacteriales bacterium DNA harbors:
- a CDS encoding dipeptidase gives MENIKQVIEINKERYLNELIEWLKIPSVSADKNFKDDVLRAAEYLAQQFKNINLENVELLPTKGYPVVYAEKIIDKTLPTILVYGHYDVQPADPYELWTSPPFEPVIKNTEIHPDGAIFARGACDDKGQVYMHVKALEIMLKENALPCNVKVIIEGEEEIGSSNLEEFLTQYKEKLQADVILVSDTGIINNETPSICNGLRGLCYMEVEIIGPNRDLHSGIYGGGVDNPLNVLCQLIAKLKDEDGRILIDHFYDDVIELSEEEKKQINSVPIHQKEFEDSIGLKKSFGEKGYTLQEQLSIRPTLDVNGIWGGYIGEGAKTVLPAKAQAKISMRLVPNQTPHHIAKLFQEYFEKIAPNTVHVKVTEHHGGEPYVTPIDSIAFKAAEKAMETTFGKKPIAVRNGASIPIVALFEKILELKTVLMGFGLDSDAIHSPNEHYGLFNYFKGIETIPYFYKYYSELYKK, from the coding sequence ATGGAAAATATCAAACAAGTAATAGAAATTAATAAAGAAAGATATCTAAATGAACTTATTGAATGGTTAAAAATACCTTCTGTATCTGCTGATAAAAACTTTAAAGATGATGTATTAAGAGCTGCTGAATATTTAGCACAACAATTTAAAAACATCAACTTAGAAAATGTGGAGCTGTTGCCAACCAAAGGTTATCCTGTGGTATATGCTGAAAAAATCATAGATAAAACGCTGCCTACTATTTTAGTATATGGACATTATGATGTCCAGCCAGCAGATCCTTACGAACTTTGGACTAGTCCACCATTTGAACCAGTAATAAAAAATACTGAAATACATCCTGATGGTGCCATTTTTGCACGTGGTGCTTGCGACGATAAAGGGCAAGTGTATATGCATGTAAAAGCATTAGAAATTATGCTTAAAGAAAATGCATTACCATGTAATGTAAAAGTCATCATTGAAGGCGAAGAAGAAATCGGCTCATCTAACTTAGAAGAATTTTTAACTCAGTATAAAGAGAAACTACAAGCTGATGTTATTTTAGTTTCAGATACAGGCATCATCAACAATGAAACACCTAGTATTTGCAATGGTTTGCGTGGACTTTGCTACATGGAAGTAGAAATCATTGGTCCAAATAGAGATTTGCATTCAGGTATTTATGGTGGTGGCGTAGATAATCCATTAAATGTATTATGTCAATTAATAGCGAAATTGAAAGATGAAGATGGAAGAATACTTATCGACCATTTTTATGATGATGTAATTGAATTATCAGAAGAAGAAAAAAAACAAATAAATTCTGTGCCTATACATCAAAAAGAATTTGAAGATAGTATTGGTTTAAAAAAATCTTTCGGCGAAAAAGGATATACTTTACAAGAACAACTTAGCATAAGACCAACTTTAGATGTAAACGGAATTTGGGGCGGATACATTGGCGAAGGTGCAAAAACAGTATTGCCAGCAAAAGCACAAGCAAAAATAAGCATGCGTTTAGTTCCAAACCAAACACCACATCATATTGCAAAATTATTTCAAGAATATTTTGAAAAAATAGCACCTAATACTGTACATGTAAAAGTAACAGAACACCATGGTGGCGAACCTTATGTAACACCAATAGATTCAATTGCTTTCAAAGCAGCAGAAAAAGCTATGGAAACTACATTTGGCAAAAAACCAATTGCAGTTAGAAACGGTGCAAGCATTCCTATTGTTGCATTATTTGAAAAAATATTAGAACTAAAAACAGTCTTAATGGGCTTTGGATTAGATAGTGATGCCATACATTCACCAAACGAACATTATGGACTATTCAATTATTTCAAAGGGATAGAAACCATACCTTATTTCTACAAGTATTATTCAGAATTATATAAGAAATAA
- a CDS encoding excinuclease ABC subunit C, giving the protein MNINLKNTINEIPNLPGIYKYFDSNHHILYVGKAKNLKKRVNSYFQKDDHNAKTKLLVKKIHSIEFTIVNNEKDALLLENSLIKELQPKYNINLKDDKSYPYIKIFNENFPRISFTRNKINDNSEYFGPYTSVNNVRYIFELFRKMYPIRTCSLNLTKESIQKNKFKVCLEYHIGNCLAPCVALQSKENYDANIEQIRNILGGKTKTVRDIIKKEIENCVSELKFEDAAKLKIQFDAINEYIENSIVTNLDIKECHIFGYAENENKSYINYLYIYDGSIVKTKNIFIQKNIEEEKEDILCIALVEILGNVDKKTTALIPFDIEFSIDELNLIVPKIGERKKILDLANKNAFIQMHKSSLHEKRPKYERILELMKKELKLNVLPFHIECFDNSNFQGTNPVSACVVFKNAKPSKKDYRHFHVKTVVGPNDFDTMKEAVYRRYKRQLEENEPLPQLVVIDGGKGQLSAAMSSIKELGLQDKIQLISIAKRLEEIYYPNDEIPLHLSRKSETLKIIQQLRDEAHRFGITFHRKTRDKKTLQTELTQIDGIGEKTATKLLQHFGSVEKIAHALEHEIEKIVGQKNARNIINYYKKKSDK; this is encoded by the coding sequence ATAAATATAAATCTAAAAAATACCATAAACGAAATACCAAACTTACCTGGTATCTATAAATATTTTGATAGCAATCATCATATACTATATGTTGGCAAAGCAAAGAATTTAAAGAAGCGAGTAAATAGTTATTTCCAAAAAGACGACCACAATGCAAAAACTAAATTACTTGTAAAAAAAATCCATTCAATAGAATTTACTATTGTCAATAATGAGAAAGATGCATTACTATTAGAAAATTCGTTAATTAAAGAATTACAACCTAAATACAATATCAATCTAAAAGATGATAAAAGCTATCCTTACATAAAAATATTCAACGAAAATTTTCCAAGAATAAGTTTTACGAGAAATAAAATCAATGATAACTCAGAATATTTTGGACCATATACATCTGTAAATAATGTTCGATATATTTTTGAATTATTCAGAAAAATGTATCCTATTCGTACTTGTTCTTTAAACCTTACAAAAGAAAGCATACAGAAAAATAAATTTAAAGTTTGTTTAGAATACCATATTGGCAATTGCTTAGCACCATGTGTTGCATTACAATCTAAAGAAAATTATGATGCCAATATAGAACAAATCAGAAATATCTTAGGTGGAAAAACAAAAACTGTACGTGATATTATAAAAAAAGAAATAGAAAATTGTGTATCTGAATTAAAATTTGAAGATGCAGCAAAACTAAAAATACAATTTGATGCAATTAATGAATATATAGAAAATTCAATTGTAACCAACTTAGACATAAAAGAATGCCATATTTTTGGATATGCTGAAAACGAAAACAAATCATATATTAATTATTTATACATATACGATGGCAGTATAGTTAAAACCAAAAATATTTTTATACAGAAAAATATAGAGGAAGAAAAAGAAGATATCTTATGTATTGCATTAGTAGAAATTTTGGGCAATGTAGACAAAAAAACAACAGCATTAATTCCATTCGACATAGAATTTAGTATAGATGAACTCAATTTAATTGTTCCAAAAATTGGCGAACGAAAAAAAATCCTTGACTTAGCAAATAAAAATGCATTTATACAAATGCACAAATCATCATTGCATGAAAAACGACCAAAGTATGAACGTATTTTAGAGCTTATGAAAAAAGAGCTAAAGCTAAACGTCTTACCATTTCATATTGAATGTTTTGATAACTCAAATTTCCAAGGTACAAATCCAGTTTCGGCATGTGTCGTATTTAAAAATGCAAAGCCAAGTAAAAAAGACTACAGGCACTTCCATGTAAAAACGGTTGTTGGCCCAAATGATTTTGATACCATGAAAGAAGCTGTGTATAGAAGATACAAAAGGCAATTAGAAGAAAATGAACCATTACCACAATTAGTAGTTATTGATGGTGGCAAAGGTCAACTAAGTGCAGCCATGAGTAGTATAAAAGAATTAGGATTGCAAGATAAAATTCAACTAATTTCTATTGCAAAACGACTAGAAGAAATATATTATCCAAATGATGAAATACCATTGCACCTTAGTAGAAAATCTGAAACACTAAAAATCATACAGCAATTACGTGATGAAGCACATAGATTTGGAATTACCTTTCATAGAAAAACAAGAGATAAGAAAACGCTACAAACTGAGCTAACACAAATTGATGGCATAGGTGAAAAAACGGCGACTAAGCTGTTGCAGCATTTTGGATCTGTTGAAAAGATAGCACATGCACTAGAGCATGAAATTGAAAAAATTGTTGGACAAAAAAATGCAAGAAATATAATAAATTATTACAAAAAAAAATCGGATAAGTAA
- the groL gene encoding chaperonin GroEL (60 kDa chaperone family; promotes refolding of misfolded polypeptides especially under stressful conditions; forms two stacked rings of heptamers to form a barrel-shaped 14mer; ends can be capped by GroES; misfolded proteins enter the barrel where they are refolded when GroES binds), whose amino-acid sequence MSAKIINYSTESRDKLKAGVDALANAVKVTLGPKGRNVIIEKKFGAPHITKDGVTVAKEVELEDPFENMGAQLVKDVASKTNDVAGDGTTTATVLAQAIIAPGLKSITAGANPMDLKRGIDKAVQTVVAELKSLSEKVGKDYSKIKQVGTISANNDEEIGALIAQAMEKVTTEGVITVEEAKGTETYVDVVEGMQFDRGYISPYFVTNADSMECEMEKPYILIYDKKVSSMKDLLPILEKVVQTGRGLLIIAEDVESEALATLVVNRLRGSLKIAAVKAPGFGDRRKAMLQDIAILTGGEVIAEEIGLKLEDAQLTQLGVAEKVVIDKDNTTIINGAGKKADITARVNQIKAQIETTTSDYDREKLQERLAKLAGGVAVLYVGAPSEVEMKEKKDRVDDALHATRAAVEEGIVPGGGVALIRCQSALEKLKGSNEDEQTGIEIVKIALEAPLRQISENAGVEGSIVVFNVKNGKKDYGYNAKTEVYENLYKAGVIDPTKVTRVALENAASIASMILTTECAIVEKPREEAAMPPMPGGGMGGMM is encoded by the coding sequence ATGAGTGCAAAAATTATAAATTATAGTACAGAGTCGAGAGACAAATTGAAAGCTGGTGTAGATGCATTAGCAAATGCAGTAAAAGTAACATTAGGACCAAAAGGAAGAAACGTAATCATTGAGAAAAAATTCGGTGCACCACACATTACAAAAGATGGTGTTACTGTGGCTAAAGAAGTAGAATTAGAAGATCCATTTGAAAACATGGGTGCACAATTAGTAAAAGATGTAGCATCAAAAACTAATGATGTTGCTGGTGATGGTACTACTACAGCAACAGTATTAGCACAAGCTATTATTGCGCCAGGTTTAAAATCTATAACTGCTGGTGCAAACCCAATGGATTTAAAAAGAGGAATTGACAAAGCAGTACAAACTGTAGTAGCTGAATTAAAATCATTATCTGAAAAAGTAGGTAAAGATTACAGTAAAATAAAACAAGTAGGTACAATTTCAGCAAACAACGATGAAGAAATTGGTGCTTTAATTGCTCAAGCAATGGAAAAAGTGACAACAGAAGGTGTGATTACAGTTGAAGAAGCTAAAGGAACTGAAACTTATGTAGATGTTGTAGAAGGTATGCAATTTGACAGAGGATATATTTCTCCATATTTTGTAACTAATGCTGATAGCATGGAATGTGAAATGGAAAAACCTTACATTTTAATCTATGACAAAAAAGTTTCTTCAATGAAAGACTTGTTGCCTATCCTAGAAAAAGTTGTACAAACAGGAAGAGGTTTATTAATCATTGCAGAAGATGTAGAAAGTGAAGCATTAGCAACATTAGTTGTTAATAGATTAAGAGGTTCGTTAAAAATTGCTGCTGTAAAAGCTCCAGGTTTTGGCGACAGAAGAAAAGCCATGCTACAAGACATCGCAATACTTACTGGTGGCGAAGTAATTGCAGAAGAAATTGGACTAAAATTAGAAGATGCTCAACTTACACAATTAGGTGTAGCAGAAAAAGTAGTCATTGACAAAGACAATACTACAATTATTAATGGTGCTGGAAAAAAAGCAGACATCACTGCAAGAGTAAATCAAATCAAAGCACAAATAGAAACAACAACATCTGATTACGATAGAGAAAAACTTCAAGAAAGATTAGCAAAATTAGCTGGTGGTGTTGCAGTATTATACGTAGGTGCACCATCTGAAGTAGAAATGAAAGAGAAAAAAGATAGAGTTGATGATGCATTACATGCAACTAGAGCTGCTGTTGAAGAAGGAATTGTACCTGGTGGTGGTGTTGCATTAATTCGTTGTCAAAGTGCATTAGAAAAACTAAAAGGAAGCAACGAAGATGAGCAAACTGGAATTGAAATAGTAAAAATTGCTTTAGAAGCACCATTACGTCAAATATCAGAAAATGCAGGTGTAGAAGGTTCTATCGTAGTATTTAATGTAAAAAATGGCAAGAAAGATTATGGCTACAATGCAAAAACAGAAGTTTATGAAAACTTATACAAAGCAGGTGTAATCGATCCAACAAAAGTTACTCGTGTAGCATTAGAAAATGCAGCATCAATTGCAAGCATGATTTTAACTACTGAGTGTGCTATCGTTGAAAAACCAAGAGAAGAAGCAGCTATGCCTCCAATGCCAGGTGGCGGAATGGGTGGCATGATGTAA
- a CDS encoding peptide ABC transporter substrate-binding protein, with amino-acid sequence MRFKYIIIILSIIAFSCQSKKKEFVFTEAKGGRYYGGTFRYNEEEYLKSLYPLNITEVTAHRIAEQIYEGLVKFDDSTLAVVSSIAKSWDISSDGLTYTFHIRNDVFFHDDECFNDGKGRKVTAQDFKYCFDKVCFNHPSENQGFWIFKDIVKGANEYYAITEKNKNDVSGVSGVKAINDTTLQVELTQPYAVFLARLGLTFAKVYPKEAFDKYGSDMRIHCVGTGPFYIKKILDNQVIFLTKNNKYWAKDEYGNKLPFLDNIKVTFIHEKKTELQEFAAGKSDLVYKFPLEMIDEIIDINTNLKPAYQKFQLQYMPSMSLQYYGFLHQGKIFHDKKVRQAFCYAVDREKLCKYTLRNSGFPAIYGMVPPGTGTYNPKLVKGYTYQPEKARTLLAEAGYPNGKNFPKVTLQLNSGGSRNTQVAEAIKKMIEETLNVKIELLMIPWAQHTEAVEAAKSDFFRLGWIADYPDPESFLNLFHSKHVPSDPTEKTYINSYRYKSAEFDALFDKAITITDVDERNTMYAKADQQAIDDAVVLPNYYDIDFRILQPNVKNCPQNSMEYRDFSEVYFLPNKTQKQTK; translated from the coding sequence ATGAGATTCAAATACATCATTATTATATTATCGATAATTGCTTTTTCCTGTCAATCAAAGAAAAAAGAATTTGTCTTTACCGAGGCAAAAGGAGGAAGATATTATGGTGGCACATTTAGATACAATGAAGAAGAATATTTAAAATCATTATATCCACTTAATATTACAGAAGTAACGGCACATCGAATTGCAGAACAAATTTACGAAGGTCTTGTAAAATTCGATGACAGTACTTTAGCAGTTGTTTCTAGCATTGCTAAATCTTGGGACATTTCATCTGATGGACTTACATATACTTTTCACATAAGAAATGATGTCTTTTTTCATGACGATGAATGTTTTAATGACGGAAAAGGTAGAAAAGTAACAGCACAAGACTTTAAATATTGCTTTGACAAAGTTTGCTTTAACCATCCTTCAGAAAATCAAGGCTTTTGGATATTCAAAGACATCGTAAAAGGTGCAAATGAATACTATGCTATTACAGAAAAAAATAAAAATGATGTATCTGGCGTTAGTGGAGTAAAAGCAATCAATGACACTACTTTACAAGTAGAATTAACACAACCATATGCTGTATTTCTTGCAAGACTTGGATTAACCTTTGCAAAAGTATATCCAAAAGAAGCATTTGACAAATATGGCTCAGATATGAGAATACATTGTGTAGGCACAGGACCATTTTATATCAAAAAAATATTAGACAATCAAGTTATTTTCCTTACAAAGAATAACAAATATTGGGCAAAAGATGAATATGGAAATAAATTACCTTTTTTAGATAATATCAAAGTTACATTTATACACGAGAAGAAAACAGAACTTCAAGAATTTGCAGCTGGCAAATCAGACTTAGTCTACAAATTTCCATTAGAAATGATAGATGAAATTATTGATATCAACACAAACCTAAAACCAGCATATCAAAAATTTCAATTACAATACATGCCATCTATGTCTTTACAATATTATGGTTTTTTACATCAAGGGAAAATATTTCACGATAAAAAAGTCAGACAAGCATTTTGCTATGCTGTAGATAGAGAAAAGTTATGCAAATACACCTTAAGAAATTCAGGTTTCCCAGCAATCTATGGCATGGTGCCACCAGGCACAGGAACTTACAACCCAAAATTAGTTAAAGGTTACACCTACCAACCAGAAAAAGCAAGAACACTTCTAGCAGAAGCAGGATATCCAAATGGAAAAAATTTCCCAAAAGTTACATTACAACTAAACAGTGGTGGTTCAAGAAATACACAAGTAGCAGAAGCAATCAAAAAAATGATTGAGGAAACACTCAATGTAAAAATTGAATTATTGATGATTCCTTGGGCACAACATACAGAAGCAGTAGAAGCTGCAAAATCAGATTTTTTCAGATTGGGTTGGATTGCAGATTATCCAGATCCTGAAAGTTTTTTAAATTTATTTCACAGCAAACACGTTCCATCAGATCCAACAGAAAAAACTTATATCAATTCATATAGATACAAAAGCGCAGAATTTGATGCATTATTTGACAAAGCAATTACAATAACTGATGTTGATGAAAGAAATACCATGTATGCAAAAGCCGACCAACAAGCAATTGATGATGCAGTAGTTTTGCCAAATTACTATGATATAGATTTTAGAATACTACAACCAAATGTCAAAAACTGTCCTCAAAACTCAATGGAATATAGAGATTTTTCGGAAGTATATTTCTTACCAAACAAAACACAAAAGCAAACAAAATAA
- the xth gene encoding exodeoxyribonuclease III, with the protein MVQKELNIISYNLNGIRSAISKGLIDWIKETSYDIYLFQEIKADILSIPTEYFDEIEYKYMWFPAQKKGYSGVGVVYKNNLELQNTKLGIGIPSYDFEGRYIQFDINDITIINTYFPSGSSGEERQAIKMNFLADYLVHLDNLKKEKDKIIIAGDYNICHTEIDIHDPKGNKNSSGFLPEERQWMTDFFNTGFVDSFRQVHQDLKDQYSWWSFRAGARSRNKGWRIDYINVSERLKENILDAKILMNIVHSDHCPVLLKIKI; encoded by the coding sequence ATGGTACAAAAAGAATTAAACATTATTTCTTATAATTTGAATGGAATTCGTTCTGCAATTAGTAAAGGACTAATCGACTGGATAAAAGAAACAAGTTATGATATTTATCTTTTTCAAGAAATAAAAGCTGATATTTTATCTATTCCAACTGAATACTTTGATGAAATTGAATATAAATACATGTGGTTTCCAGCTCAGAAAAAAGGCTATAGTGGCGTTGGTGTTGTGTATAAAAATAATCTAGAGTTACAAAATACTAAATTAGGCATAGGCATTCCAAGTTATGATTTTGAAGGAAGATACATTCAATTTGATATCAATGACATAACAATCATCAATACTTATTTCCCATCAGGATCAAGTGGAGAAGAAAGACAAGCCATAAAAATGAATTTTTTAGCAGATTATCTAGTTCATTTGGACAATTTAAAAAAAGAAAAAGACAAGATTATTATTGCAGGCGACTACAACATTTGCCATACAGAAATAGATATACACGATCCAAAAGGCAATAAAAACTCATCAGGATTTTTGCCCGAAGAAAGACAATGGATGACAGATTTTTTTAATACTGGATTTGTAGATTCATTTAGGCAAGTACATCAAGATTTAAAAGACCAATATTCTTGGTGGAGTTTTAGAGCTGGTGCAAGAAGTAGAAATAAAGGCTGGCGTATAGATTATATTAATGTATCTGAAAGATTGAAAGAGAATATATTAGATGCTAAAATACTGATGAATATAGTACATTCAGACCATTGTCCTGTATTATTAAAAATAAAAATATGA
- a CDS encoding DUF937 domain-containing protein: protein MELQDLINGALGNQAQQVVAQQLGLDQQQASEAVSLALPTLINALAKNTSTHDGAASLFNAITNKHDGSGLGNLAGLAQLGLGGEGAKILGHIFGGQQQQVESTISQNSGIGGAQIAQVLQILAPIVLNALGGQQKQQGFDVSDLAGMLTKTVATEKQQNSKANDILTQLFDKNNDGSMMDDALKMGAGILGNLFKK, encoded by the coding sequence ATGGAACTTCAAGATTTAATAAATGGTGCCTTAGGCAATCAAGCACAACAAGTAGTTGCACAACAATTAGGATTAGACCAACAACAAGCTAGTGAAGCTGTAAGTTTAGCACTACCTACACTAATTAATGCATTAGCAAAAAACACATCAACACATGATGGTGCAGCATCATTATTTAATGCAATTACAAATAAACATGATGGCTCAGGCTTAGGTAATCTTGCTGGCTTAGCACAATTAGGCTTAGGTGGCGAAGGTGCAAAAATACTTGGTCATATTTTTGGCGGACAACAGCAACAAGTAGAATCAACTATTTCTCAAAATTCAGGAATTGGTGGCGCACAAATAGCACAAGTACTACAAATACTTGCTCCAATAGTTTTAAATGCATTAGGTGGACAACAAAAACAACAAGGTTTTGATGTATCAGACTTAGCAGGAATGCTTACAAAAACTGTGGCAACAGAAAAGCAACAAAACTCAAAAGCCAACGATATTTTAACTCAATTATTTGATAAAAATAATGATGGTAGCATGATGGATGATGCACTTAAAATGGGTGCAGGTATCCTTGGCAATTTATTTAAAAAATAA
- a CDS encoding co-chaperone GroES — protein MAKTKLNIQPLADRVVVKAAEAEQVTKSGIIIPDTAKEKPQRGEIVAAGPGKKDEPTTVKVGDTVLYGKYSGTEINIDGNDYLIMRESDILAII, from the coding sequence ATGGCAAAAACAAAATTAAACATCCAACCATTAGCAGATAGAGTAGTGGTTAAAGCAGCAGAAGCAGAACAAGTAACAAAATCAGGCATCATTATTCCAGATACTGCAAAAGAAAAACCACAAAGAGGCGAAATAGTTGCAGCTGGACCAGGCAAAAAAGACGAACCAACTACTGTAAAAGTTGGTGATACAGTTTTATATGGCAAATACTCAGGAACTGAAATAAATATTGATGGAAACGACTATTTAATCATGAGAGAATCTGACATTTTAGCCATTATCTAA
- a CDS encoding fumarylacetoacetate hydrolase family protein — protein sequence MKIFCVGLNYKEHIEEMKHFAYPEEPVIFMKPPTALLKDNQPFYYPEFSKDVHYEGEIVLRVCKNGKKIQEKFAHKYYDSFTLGFDFTARDIQAEHKKKGWPWEIAKGFDSSACIGSFLELNKEHDIEFIIKKNNKIVQEGNTQMLLFSFDKIVSYISQFFTLQQGDLIYTGTPKGVGSIKVGDILEGYICEQKILHCEIK from the coding sequence ATGAAAATATTTTGCGTCGGACTAAATTACAAAGAACACATTGAGGAAATGAAGCATTTTGCATATCCTGAAGAGCCTGTAATTTTCATGAAACCACCTACAGCATTACTCAAAGACAATCAACCATTCTACTATCCAGAATTCTCAAAAGATGTACATTACGAAGGCGAAATTGTATTGAGAGTATGTAAAAATGGAAAGAAAATTCAAGAAAAATTTGCACATAAATATTACGATAGCTTTACACTTGGATTTGATTTCACAGCAAGAGACATACAAGCTGAACACAAGAAAAAAGGTTGGCCATGGGAAATAGCAAAAGGCTTTGATAGCTCAGCATGTATTGGTAGCTTTTTAGAATTAAATAAAGAACACGACATAGAATTTATTATCAAAAAAAATAATAAAATAGTACAAGAAGGCAATACACAAATGCTATTATTCTCTTTTGATAAAATTGTAAGTTATATATCACAATTTTTTACACTACAACAAGGAGATTTAATATACACAGGCACACCAAAAGGTGTTGGATCAATAAAAGTTGGCGATATTTTAGAAGGCTATATTTGCGAGCAAAAAATATTGCATTGCGAAATAAAGTAA